ATAGAGGGGACGATCGTGGATTCAGGATCGTCGAACATGTTCGGCACCGAAGCGTATGATCATACATTGACGGTGGAAGCCTTGAAGGAGATCATCAATGACGACAGCATCAAAGGGGTGCTCCTCAATGTCGATTCTCCGGGCGGGGGCGTATATGAAAGCGCCGAGATACATAAGTATCTGGTGGAAGCCAAAGAAGCCGGCAAGACCATCTACAGTTCGATGGCGGGCATGGCGGCTTCAGGCGGCTATTACGTATCCGCGCCCGCAGATGAGATCTATGCTTCCGACGAGACGCTTACCGGATCGATCGGCGTAATCATGCAGAGCATCAACTACAGCCAGCTTGCAGAAGACTACGGCATCGAATTCGAAACATATGCAAGCGGCGATATGAAGGAAATGCTCGGCGGACATAAGGATCCATCCCAGGAAGAGGAACAGTATGTCCAGGGCATGGTCGACAGCATGTATCAGGACTTCGTCGGTGTCGTTGCGGAAGGCAGGGACATGAGTGAGGGGGAAGTCGAGAACCTTGCTGACGGCAGGATCTATCTCGGGGAGGACGCGATGGAGAATGGTCTCGTCGACCAGATGGGCTATCTTGAAGACGCGTTGGCAGGCCTCAAGGAGAATGTCGGCGGCAACCCTGAGGTCATCGAATATGGACGCGGTGGAAACAACCAGATCTCCTTCAGCTATAAGGCAAAAGAGTTCATAAACGGCCTCTTCGGGGATACCGAAATTGCGCAGATAGAGTCACTACTCAAGAACAGACAGGGCGTCCAACCGATGTACCTGTATGAACAGTAAGGAGGGGTCTGTTTGGAATATAATGAAAGATATGGACCGGAACACGATACACTGTTCGACAAACTCGACTATATGGCTACAGCGCACTTCTTTACGAGACTCGTCAGCTATATCATCGACATCATCATACTATGGTCGGTGTCACAGATTCTCGTCTATCCGATCCTGAATGTATTTGAAATCAGCGATGCATATTTCTGGATACCATTCTTCAGTATTGGTAACATCATGACAGCGGTCATATACTTCACCTATTTTGTGCTGATGACGCATTTCTTCCAACAGACGCTCGGCAAGATGATCACCGGCATCAGCGTCATCTCCCAGGACGGCAGAAAATTGACATTTTCCCAAGTGGTCTATCGTGAACTGGTTGGACGGTTCATCAACAACCAGCTCTTCTATCTGCCATACCTGATGATCATCTTCACAGAGAACAGGATAGGGCTGCATGACTTCTTTGCTGACACATATGTGGTCAAGAACAGCTACGAGAACTACAAGAAAATGATTAAATCCCGCTATTTAAGGGAATCATATGATGGACAGTAATTATACCAGGAGGATGATTGAACATGGCAAACGTAACATTTAAAGGCAACCCGATGACTTTGAGGGGCGAAGAATTGAAAGTTGGAGACCAGGCACCGGACTTCACAGCACTCAATACAAGCCTGGAGCAGGTCAGCCTCAGCGATTTTGAGGGTAAGAGGAAACTCATCAGCGTCATTCCTTCAATCGATACAGGCGTCTGCAGTACACAGACCAAGACCTTCAACGAAAGGGCAGCAGGAGTCGAAAATGTCGAGGTGCTGACAATCTCCAATGACCTGCCGTTTGCACAGAAGAGATGGACTGCCGATGAAGGACTTGAAAATGCAGTTACACTGAGTGACCACAGGGACCTTTCCTTCGGTGAAAACTACGGCGTCGTGATGGAGGAGTTGAGACTGCTCGCACGCAGCGTGTTCATCCTGGATGAGGACAACAAGGTTGTATATGTCGAATACGTACCGGAAGGCACAGATCATCCGGATTACGACAAAGCGATTGAAGCATTGGAAGCAATGTAATATAATAATAAAAAGATTCTGGACTGCCGCTTATTGGCAGTCCATATTTTATGGCAATGAGGAGATTTTATGGAACAGACAAATATGGAAAAAACGTATCAGAAACTCGTACAGGAGACAGACCAGCTGATAGAGGAGAACCCTGATGCCTCAAGACTCGAAGCGCTCGGGGAAGCACTTTTGTATGTAGAGGGTGAGGGCTCATTTGACGAACGGAGGAAAGCATTCCAGTTCGCCTACCTCCAGCAGGTACAGAAGGAGCAGGTCCAGCCCAACCACCAGCTCACCCCCGATTCCATCGGTTATATGGTCGCCCATCTCGTCCAGCTCTTCCATGGAAGCTCCGTGGAGGTCCTGGATGCAGGAAGCGGTACGGGACATCTGTCCATGACGGTGAAGGAACAGGTGGAGGAGGCGCAATTGAATGGGATTGAAGTGGATCCTGTATTGGCCCGGCTGAATGCCAACCTGTGCGAATTCCTGGAGGTTCCGATGAACATCTACCCGCAGGACATCATCGAGCCGGCACGTATAAACCAGGTTGATGCAGCCATCGGGGATCTGCCCGTCGGCTATTATCCACTGGAAGTGGAGGGATTCACCACCGCGTTCAAAAAAGGCAGGAGCTTCGCCCATCTTCTGATGCTGGAGAGCGCCATGACCTACGTCAAGGATGACGGCCTCGGTGTATTCGTCGTACCATCGGACATGCTCGAGAAGGACAATGAGACGATCAAGCAGTACTTGTCTGAAAGCGCGACACTGCTCATGTTCCTGAACCTGCCGAAGAGCATCTTCAAGACCGAGAATCAGCGGAAATCCATCATCGTGATGAAGAAGAACTTCTCGCCGCTCAAGAATAACGAAGTCCTCATCGGGGATGTTCCGGATTTCAAGAATACGTCACAGATGAAACGCTTCTTGGAACAGACGGAATCGTGGTATGATAGTTATGCCAGGAATTAAAATATCGGGAGGAAGTTATGTCTAAGATTATTGCTATAAATGCAGGCAGTTCATCTTTTAAATTCCAATTGTTTGAAATGCCCGAAGAGAAAGAGATCGCAAAAGGACTCGTGGAACGGATAGGGCTTGAAAACGGCATCTTCTCCATCACCATCGATGGGGAAAAGCATAAACTGGAGCAGGATTTCAAAGACCATGAAGAAGCTGTGAACCTTATGCTGAAGAAGCTTGTAGAATACAGGGTCATCAAGGATATCAATGATATCGAAGCAAGTGGCCACAGGGTCGTCCATGGGGGCGAGACATTCGATGATTCGGTTCTGATCGATGATGAAGTCGTACGCCATATCCATGAGCTCAGTGAGCTTGCACCACTGCACAACCCGGCAAACCTGATGGGCATCAACGCATTCAGGGAGCTGCTTCCTCATGTTCCACATGTGGCAGTCTTCGATACTTCATTCCACCAGACCATGCCAGAAAGCTCGTATCTGTACAGTCTGCCGTACCATTACTATAAGGATTACGGCATCAGAAAATACGGCTTCCACGGAACGAGCCATAAATATGTGACGCAGCGTGCCAGTGAGCTCCTCGGAAGACCCCTTGAAGAGCTCAGGATGATCAGCTGCCATCTCGGTAATGGAGCAAGTATCGCTGCGGTCAAAGGCGGGAAATCCGTCGATACTTCCATGGGCTTTACACCACTTGCGGGTGTGACAATGGGAACGCGCTCCGGCAACATCGATCCGGCGCTCATTCCCTACATTATGGAGAAGACCGGAAAATCTGCAGTGGAAGTACTCAATGTACTCAACAAGGAATCCGGCCTCCTCGGAGTGAGCGGTTTCTCCAGCGACCTGCGTGATATTGAAAATGAAGCACAGAAGGGCAATGAAAGAGCCATTCTGGCGCTTGAAGTCTTCGGTGAGAGGATCCACAAGTACATGGGTTCATACGCCACCCGTATGGGCGGACTCGATGCCATCATCTTTACAGCCGGTGTCGGGGAAAATTCTAATATCGTCCGCGAAAAGGTCATCGAAGGCCTCGAATTCATGGGTGTCTATTTCGACCCTTCAATGAATAATGTACGGGGAGAGGAAAAGTTCATCAACCATCCGTATTCTCCGGTCAAGATCATCATCATTCCTACAGACGAGGAAGTCATGATCGCCAGGGATGTCATGAGGATTGCTGGACTGTAAAGGAGCATATACGATCTAGAGGCGTAGGACACGTCCAACCACCCTTCATCACACGATGAGGGGTGGTTTTTTATTGTATAATATTGGTAAAAAGGTGGAAATTTACGTCACTATAATATAGGCTGAATATACAGAAAAATATATTCAATTAATAATCCTAATGATAGGAAATTCCATTTTAAATTTATTATGGCAGAAGGGGAGGAGAGGAATGAAAAGATACTTGTTGATGCTTGGTATTTCGACAACAATGCTGTTGTCGGCATGTGGGGAAGAAGAAGTGAGTTCTGAGACGGCATCTAACGATGAGGTGAAAGTTGTACAGGAGGAGAATGAAGCACTTAAAGAAAGGGTTTCAGAGTTGGAAGGGGAGCTGGAAACAGCTGAAGAAATGGAGAATTCCGAAATTGATGAGGAAGAGATGAGGAAACTTGAGAAAGAAAACGATCAGTTGAATTCCCAGGTTTCCGAGTTGGAAGAAGCGCTTTCTTCAGAAGAGGATCAGGAAGAGGAAGTTACTGCATTGAAGGAAGAGAACGAAACGCTTCAATCTGAACTTGCCGAAACTGAAGAAGAATTGGCCTCGACCCGGCAAGAAATTGAAGATGATACAACTGAGGAAGTTACAGAAGAGCCCGAAGCAGCAGAGGAAGAACAGACTGGAGAGGTTGCTGCAGGAGAGGATGATGTTCCGAGAGAATGGGAATCTGCTTTAAACAGTGCATATAACTATGCTGAAATCATGTATATGTCCAAAGCCGGCATATATGATCAGCTGGTTTCTGAATATGGAGAGAACTTCCCGGAGGAAGCGGCACAATATGCGATAGACAATATTGAGTATGACTGGAAGAGTAATGCTTTGGAATCTGCCAGGTCCTACCAGGATCTGATGGATATGTCCCATGCTGCCATATATGATCAATTGATATCGGACTATGGTGATAAGTTTACGGAAGAAGAGGCTGCCTATGCCATTGAAAATCTGGAGTAGATTTGCGGCAGTAAACTTAATACCCCCTGGATGCTCAGCATCCAGGGGGCTTTTTCAATCATGATCATTTGTTTTCGTTCATGAACTCCTCTGTAGCAACAACAGGTTCGAAATCATCAGGCAATGTCTCTGTTCTGACAACCAATACATCGCAAGGTGCATGGCGTACGATGGCTTCCGATACGGAGCCGATGATGAAGCGTTCAACTGCGTTGAGACCTGTGGCACCACAGGCGATCAGGTCGGCGCCCGTCTTCTTGACAGCTTTCTTAGGGATGATGGATTTCGGGGAACCGTAGTCGATGATCTTGTCGACTTCCTGAACCCCTCTGTCGAGGGCAAGTGCTTCGTAGCCATCCAGCAGCTTTTGCGCAAAATCATTGGCGCGTTGTGAAATCGTGCGGTCATAGGCTTCGACTGATGCGAAGGAGCGCGTATCGATCACGTTGATGATGGAAAGTTTGGAGTTGTTACGCTTGGCGATATCGATTGCTTTGTGGAACGCCCATTCAGCTTCACGGGACCCGTCTACTGCGATTAGAATGTTGTCATACTTAAGCATTTTAAATACCCCTTTCCTTGCTGTATCGCTTTCATGTATATTATACCACAATTTGAGAAATTTATAACTTTTTGAAAAAGAAGTTCATGACTAATTTGTTAACTTTATGATACAATTGTCCCGTTGCTAAGTATACAATTGAAAGGGGTTTCAAAAAATGAAGATTGGTGTGCCTAAGGAAATCAAGAACAACGAGAGCA
The sequence above is drawn from the Salinicoccus roseus genome and encodes:
- the sppA gene encoding signal peptide peptidase SppA, which produces MKRIIAVVIALALLVFGVMASIFNALWASNWEDVFEDYAGSEYPPSFVVEAGDANSRIAILNIEGTIVDSGSSNMFGTEAYDHTLTVEALKEIINDDSIKGVLLNVDSPGGGVYESAEIHKYLVEAKEAGKTIYSSMAGMAASGGYYVSAPADEIYASDETLTGSIGVIMQSINYSQLAEDYGIEFETYASGDMKEMLGGHKDPSQEEEQYVQGMVDSMYQDFVGVVAEGRDMSEGEVENLADGRIYLGEDAMENGLVDQMGYLEDALAGLKENVGGNPEVIEYGRGGNNQISFSYKAKEFINGLFGDTEIAQIESLLKNRQGVQPMYLYEQ
- a CDS encoding RDD family protein; translated protein: MEYNERYGPEHDTLFDKLDYMATAHFFTRLVSYIIDIIILWSVSQILVYPILNVFEISDAYFWIPFFSIGNIMTAVIYFTYFVLMTHFFQQTLGKMITGISVISQDGRKLTFSQVVYRELVGRFINNQLFYLPYLMIIFTENRIGLHDFFADTYVVKNSYENYKKMIKSRYLRESYDGQ
- the tpx gene encoding thiol peroxidase, whose protein sequence is MANVTFKGNPMTLRGEELKVGDQAPDFTALNTSLEQVSLSDFEGKRKLISVIPSIDTGVCSTQTKTFNERAAGVENVEVLTISNDLPFAQKRWTADEGLENAVTLSDHRDLSFGENYGVVMEELRLLARSVFILDEDNKVVYVEYVPEGTDHPDYDKAIEALEAM
- a CDS encoding class I SAM-dependent methyltransferase, producing the protein MEKTYQKLVQETDQLIEENPDASRLEALGEALLYVEGEGSFDERRKAFQFAYLQQVQKEQVQPNHQLTPDSIGYMVAHLVQLFHGSSVEVLDAGSGTGHLSMTVKEQVEEAQLNGIEVDPVLARLNANLCEFLEVPMNIYPQDIIEPARINQVDAAIGDLPVGYYPLEVEGFTTAFKKGRSFAHLLMLESAMTYVKDDGLGVFVVPSDMLEKDNETIKQYLSESATLLMFLNLPKSIFKTENQRKSIIVMKKNFSPLKNNEVLIGDVPDFKNTSQMKRFLEQTESWYDSYARN
- a CDS encoding acetate kinase, producing MSKIIAINAGSSSFKFQLFEMPEEKEIAKGLVERIGLENGIFSITIDGEKHKLEQDFKDHEEAVNLMLKKLVEYRVIKDINDIEASGHRVVHGGETFDDSVLIDDEVVRHIHELSELAPLHNPANLMGINAFRELLPHVPHVAVFDTSFHQTMPESSYLYSLPYHYYKDYGIRKYGFHGTSHKYVTQRASELLGRPLEELRMISCHLGNGASIAAVKGGKSVDTSMGFTPLAGVTMGTRSGNIDPALIPYIMEKTGKSAVEVLNVLNKESGLLGVSGFSSDLRDIENEAQKGNERAILALEVFGERIHKYMGSYATRMGGLDAIIFTAGVGENSNIVREKVIEGLEFMGVYFDPSMNNVRGEEKFINHPYSPVKIIIIPTDEEVMIARDVMRIAGL
- a CDS encoding Ltp family lipoprotein, which encodes MKRYLLMLGISTTMLLSACGEEEVSSETASNDEVKVVQEENEALKERVSELEGELETAEEMENSEIDEEEMRKLEKENDQLNSQVSELEEALSSEEDQEEEVTALKEENETLQSELAETEEELASTRQEIEDDTTEEVTEEPEAAEEEQTGEVAAGEDDVPREWESALNSAYNYAEIMYMSKAGIYDQLVSEYGENFPEEAAQYAIDNIEYDWKSNALESARSYQDLMDMSHAAIYDQLISDYGDKFTEEEAAYAIENLE
- a CDS encoding universal stress protein, which produces MLKYDNILIAVDGSREAEWAFHKAIDIAKRNNSKLSIINVIDTRSFASVEAYDRTISQRANDFAQKLLDGYEALALDRGVQEVDKIIDYGSPKSIIPKKAVKKTGADLIACGATGLNAVERFIIGSVSEAIVRHAPCDVLVVRTETLPDDFEPVVATEEFMNENK